Genomic DNA from Cydia strobilella chromosome 19, ilCydStro3.1, whole genome shotgun sequence:
ttGCTTAAGAACTCTTGCAACGAATAGTACAACGAATAGTTTACTCGTACCCGTACCCAAATGGACGGGTAGATTCATTTCTTGTTGCACAATGTCAATTTGTGTTATAGTGGAGATATATACTGAGTAAGTGGTTGTAATTATTATGTGTCATTTAAAATGAGGAGGTTTCCGGAGGTCAGGGAATAATTTTACACGATTTGCATAATTGGACTGATATGTTAAAATCGAACTTCACCTCATAGAAACCTTTCCGTTATTTGAATATACATTATACTATTTATActtaacattacaaaaatttacttaaattaatattatttaaactcaCACACCACTTAACACAtcaaattttgaagaaaaacgAAAATACCCGCGTATTTACCCGCGGGTAGGTAAATATTGGGTATcaacttattaaatttaatttttaattaacaagaTAAGTATTCTTAtcaactttaatttttaattaacaagaTAAGTATTCTTAtcaactttaatttttaattaacaagaTAAGTATTCTTAtcaactttaatttttaattaacaagaTAACATATTGAAATTACTGATATGAGTGATATGTAATGCTTATCGATGACGATAATTCgcggttggactaaagcaaagggggtgccgacacttaGAAAAATTTCACTTAGAaatcggagtgatgttattatgacacctattttttattgtgttatcgtagagaatacgctaaaataagcatgttttgtaggaaaaacttttctctaaaatcaaaaatggccgagatatttgacccgcaacttgaaaccactacttgacaaattaaaatcaatcatttgtaacagtaaatttaagtaacagagacaagataggtgcgacgacgagcgaagcgaggaggagtgtgttaggttgaccgcgatgatcgcgatcaaacagagcgccagaacagacatgttattgtacctactaaaaaaattctaagtctttttttgcaccccTTTTTTTGCTTAAGGCCAACCTAATTCGCTCATTCTCATTCTCTGCTTTGTCTAAAGGTTAAGGTTAAAAGGGATCTACACATCGTTGGTTCAGCCCGTGTTAACCTATTGTTTGCCTGTTTGGGGTGGTGCTGCCAAGACTCGCTTTATAGACGTAGAGAGAGCTCATCGTAGTCTTCTCAAAATTATGTACTTTAAGAAGATGTGGTTCTCAACTGACAAATTATAtcaattgtgtaagttgcttactgtcagaaaattatatatactaACCTCTGTTCTAAGAAAGCACAAAACAACTACTTTTGATTGCAACATTTTGACAAGACGGAGGAAAGATATTGCTATGCACCTACCTAAAACCAACACCACTTTTGCTAGTAGACAGTATAAATAAGCGTTCATCGcacctatacatataatactttaaacaaatCACTAGATATATACCCAAAGCTACAAtatgatgtaaaaaataaaataacaaattggtTGGAAGATAAAAACTACGATCAGGTGGAAGACTTACTAGGATATGTAGCCTAGGctagccacacacacacacacacacacacacacacacacacacacacacacaattaataaagaaacatagttttaagaatagtataatactaaataattgtaatttagatatggaagagcggtgcctcctagcacaggttattttgtaaataacttaaaaggagACACCAGCaactgtaatatttgtaaagtttttgaatgcaataaacaattttgaatttttgactgagagaatgcctcatggcattaagtccgctttttgtactgtaagttattatttgtgccattttcaatcaaaagggtacttattgtcgcttgtcagtaaggcgctatttccatatagcttcaattagaaatcaaccttatcgacaaccgacaatgtggtgccttttggttgaaaacgtcacattttgtgcaataaaggttaaataaataaataatccgtATGAATTGTAATCGTACACGGGCTAAATTCTAGaacaactaaaattaaatatggaaATTGTGGAAAAACTACTCAAATCTGGAAAgcagaaaaatagaaaataataaataaatataaaacctgGCCTTAATTACCGAAACTTGAGAAAAATtaggaaaaaattacaaaaacatttatataaatgttttctaagaTTTTTTTGGCTAGTTTAcattatattaggtataataCCTGTATCCCGGCAACAGCCATCAAAAACACTATCACTCCCCACGACTTCATCTTGTcaagtaattaataaaattggaTTATTTAATTTGGAAATAATCATTCGTGACGTACATAACAACATAAACAATCAATATAATCATGGCTTAAATGATAAAGCCGTGCATAATTCTGATGCACGGTAGTGCACTCGCCAAGTACTTACACAAGTCTAATCTGCCATAGCGGGGCTCTCGCCAGTAGTGGTATGTTCCGTTGTTCTATACAACATCAGAAACCTATCGAGAGCCTAATCACATTTTCACAAATACGCGCTGGAACTTCTGCCGTGCCATTAGAAGATGGGTGATAAGGCGCTGTTAAGCATTtatcgagtcccacgttgagaGTTGATcgtcgttgattttttcattgtgattgacatctgcatatacaatttataaattatgaagctattcctatttttcatacaaaataaatattatcttcaatgtacggcGTTaccattgtgattgacgttgcttgtcacgccttaagcataacaaaattcgcaatactcGTACATtccgtcttagaataaactttaaagtgtattaaaaatcaaaacacaagttatttttgagagtcgctgaacaaatgttcgTCAGTAtaaggagtacagcctacagttttttttaaacatttatttacatacaagatatatacagtggtactacgtaaacgaaattaataactagcttaaatctaaaataggcccttgaggcattgtaccaaggatgctggcggcatttccccgctgtatcgcaatgctgatacgtcgtgcgagaaagccgccagctcttcggtcaacagttacgtcaaccagacgcttcgcgatttctgcaaacaacttatgcgcgctgggaccccatggacctagagtttcaactccaaatggaacgaaatgatactctctaccgaggctcttatatttattacgttttaaaatttcggcgctttccgccgctccgcccgcttttacattagtccgttggaggtgggacggtgccagtgtgtctacgcaggtagcattccacaccaacatccgtcccaaactccaaggaaccaaggacatcccatcgggcctcttgccatcatctctgataatgccagtcggctcaagaagagcgggtacattgatggtggcaagagaccgacggattatgtcattaagggacgcatgtcttgaaaaacggccggcacttttttgacaagataatttattacatcataatgacgtcgctgacgtcataatgacgtatttaTGCTACTGGGGTTATTACTAATGTAAACaacggtagtttttttttatatcgtgCCGCAcatttcttagggttccgtacccaaagagtaaaaacgggaccctattactaagactccgctgtccgcctgtctgtcaccaggctgtatctcatgaaccgtgatagctagagtagctagacagttgaaatatagttgccgctataacaacaaatactaaaaagtacggaacccttggtgggcgagtctgactcacacttgtccggttttttatctacGTAActttctaagcgccacttgcatcatcctactaacccggggttaacctggagttaccatggttattaGTACTATTTGACACGGGtaggtttaaccgcttaaccccgggttggtacgatggtgcaagtggccctaaatgagtattttgtttatgttaatatttaagtattttttaaaatttttgtcaATTTCTCCACCCTGTGTATCTTCTTGGATAGGACCAGCCTAGTACAGTCAGGTGTAAAAATAAGGGTGCATATAActtgctcaaaaatatgtcccatagttcttaattcgctgacataagagcgatgggacatatttttgagtatgatgtgtgcacccatatttttacacttgactgtacgacACTATTTATATGATTCTCAGGGAATTAAATAGTATATAACTAAAAGACACAAGATCTATTTCAAAATAAcgttcattttattaaattcttctattcttctttaatttaatatttgccAAAGAGACGCAGTGAGGCACCGCGGAAAACTGACCAGAAAAGGCGAGACTGTTCTTCCTCAGTGGTTTCCTCGGATTCTGCCTCCGAGGTTTCCTTAGATTCAGAAGACTCGCTGGAGCTGGACTCGCTAGATTTGGATTCACTGGATTTAGACTCGCTTGATTTAGACTCGCTGGAGCTGGACTCGCTAGATTTGGACTCAGCGGTTTCCTTAGATTCCGTCTCTACTGTTTCCTGGGATGCGGTCTCAGATGTCTCCTTGGATTCGGCTTCACTGGTTTCCTCGGATTCTGCCTCAGCGGTTTCCTTAGATTCCGTTTCTACTGTTTCCTGGGATGCGGCCTCAGATTTTTCTTCGCTGGACTCGCTAGAGCTGGATTCACTGGATTTGGATTCGCTGGATTTAGACTCGCTGGAGCTGGACTCGCTAGATTTGGACTCAGCGGTTTCCTTAGATTCCGTCTCTACTGTTTCCTGGGATGCGGCCTCAGATGTCTCCTTGGATTCGGCTTCAATTGTTTCCTCGGATTCTGCCTCAGAGGTTTCCTCAGATTGAGCAGACTCCTTCGATTCAGATTTTTCTTCGCTGGACTCGCTAGAGCTGGATTCACTGGATTTGGACTCGCTGGATTTAGACTCGCTGGAGCTGGACTCGCTAGATTTGGACTCAGCGGTTTCCTTAGATTCCGTCTCTACTGTTTCCTGGGATGCGGCTTCAGATGTCTCCTTGGATTCGGCTTCAGTTGTTTCCTCGGTTTCTGCCTCAGAGGTTTCCTTAGATTCTGAAGACTCCTTCGATTCAGATTTTTCTTCGCTGGACTCGCTAGAGCTGGATTCACTGGATTTGGACTCGCTGGAGCTGGACTCGCTAGAGCTGGATTCACTGGATTTAGACTCGCTGGAGCTAGACTCGCTAGATTTAGACTCGCTGGAGTCAGTGGGCGGTTCAGGGACCCAGTCGAAATTGATACCGGTCACGTCGGTAATCCAATCGTGGTAGTGCCCGGGACGAATGAAACCTGGAAAAAATGGTATTAAAAGTTTGAAATCATATTAGGAATATAGAAAGAAATGTAATAGTCCCTTTCACTATGTTTAGccgaagtgttttttttttgtgaacgGTTATTTTGCGAAAGTGGCATTTGTTAAGGAGACTAGGCAGTTTGGGAATTTTTCAAAAAAGACTGAATAACAATGATTTTAATTATTGGTACGTGGTGTTTACCTTTACAATTGATCATTAAATACTATAGGGACAGCTTATGACGTTGTCAGCATTCCGCGTGCCAACGGAAGGTCCAACGCAAAGTTCGCTCATTAGTTGTCGCCCGGTCGTGAATACTAAGTATTTCCTTTGTTATCATTTGAACTCGCTTGTAGTGATAACCTATAATTTTAGTTAAAACGTGTATTAGTATTCACGACCGGGCGACAACTAATGAGCGAGCTTTGCGTTGGACCTTCCGTTGGCACGCGGAATGCTGACAACGTCATAAGCTGTCCCTATAAATACTGtgatcatttatttttagaaataatttagTAGCAATGGGGCATATTAAGGTATGtacggtcagctgcagagaaaaggtgccacgctgcatacaaacttctggcatcttttctctgcagctgaacGAAGCGAATTTCTATGTACTATGTCGCCGACTAGCAGATTTCTCTTACTCATAATTGATATCACTAGAAGAAGTATTTACCGGCAGGCATGTCAGCATGGCATCCTAGGGCTGAGACGAAGGAAGTGACTCCTACCAGCGTGTATTTGCCGTCTTCTTCCAACTCGACGAGAGGGCCGCCACTGTCACCCTGTAGTTAAACTAGTTAATAAGTACAATTCATTATCGATACAGACTTATATTCCATTTCATCTTCCTGTTGTATAATT
This window encodes:
- the LOC134750373 gene encoding uncharacterized protein LOC134750373, which produces MKSWGVIVFLVAVAGIQVFAEELAFPENARSPSGARIVSGWEAAEGQIPWQLSLRMVNPTGAVSSCGGSIIHPEWGVTAAHCTATRVTMVLRAGAVSLWRPELIFETFEYFNHPLYIDALQSIVQPHDISILKFQRTITFSDRVQPIRVQNSLDKNRNYDGVRLEASGWGRTWTNGATPENLQWVYLTGDSNQHCWSAFSGSSIVVDSTICASAYNVTSQSTCQGDSGGPLVELEEDGKYTLVGVTSFVSALGCHADMPAGFIRPGHYHDWITDVTGINFDWVPEPPTDSSESKSSESSSSESKSSESSSSESSSSESKSSESSSSESSEEKSESKESSESKETSEAETEETTEAESKETSEAASQETVETESKETAESKSSESSSSESKSSESKSSESSSSESSEEKSESKESAQSEETSEAESEETIEAESKETSEAASQETVETESKETAESKSSESSSSESKSSESKSSESSSSESSEEKSEAASQETVETESKETAEAESEETSEAESKETSETASQETVETESKETAESKSSESSSSESKSSESKSSESKSSESSSSESSESKETSEAESEETTEEEQSRLFWSVFRGASLRLFGKY